One window of Nocardia sp. NBC_00508 genomic DNA carries:
- a CDS encoding carboxymuconolactone decarboxylase family protein — MRAGGTWNPLWDQLHEWDPEWTEQFMSMGSLPIRRGVLTPQFIELLSIAVDAACTHMYSPGVRRHIRAALELGVSREEILAVLELTSVLGIHACNIGVPVLAEEFEAFERRRIEQR; from the coding sequence ATGCGAGCGGGAGGTACGTGGAACCCGTTGTGGGACCAGCTGCATGAGTGGGACCCGGAATGGACCGAGCAGTTCATGTCGATGGGTTCGCTCCCGATCCGCCGTGGCGTACTGACTCCACAGTTCATCGAGTTGTTGAGTATCGCGGTCGACGCCGCGTGTACTCATATGTATTCCCCGGGGGTGCGCCGGCATATCCGTGCGGCTCTCGAGCTCGGGGTCTCCCGTGAAGAGATCCTCGCGGTGCTCGAATTGACCAGCGTGCTGGGCATTCACGCATGCAATATCGGCGTGCCCGTTCTCGCCGAAGAGTTCGAGGCGTTCGAGCGTCGCCGCATCGAGCAGCGGTAA
- a CDS encoding AraC family transcriptional regulator, with product MATMVRSAVLSGYVDLALSLGVDPMLLLRSVGIGPAGLAASDTWLPAAAVGQLLERSALETHCDDFGLRLAQRRGLSNLGPVALVAREEPDIRSAMYIALRYVTLHNEALRTRIAETNSLTTIHIQPAPGISLGRQSIELAVGATCRILREFLGHAWHPISVCFTHAAPAELDTHRQILGPSIEFDQDFDGIVCYSRDLDAPNPLADALLRPYARQYLRTLAPSGESTADQVRALIESMLPTQRCSAATVADRLGMDRRTLHRHLVRSGETFTTILDTTRLDLAHRYLTRDDRTLTDIATELGFSELSAFSRWFRHHTGHSPSRSRDR from the coding sequence ATGGCGACGATGGTGCGCAGTGCCGTACTGTCCGGCTACGTCGACCTGGCTTTATCGCTCGGAGTGGACCCGATGCTGCTGTTGCGATCGGTCGGCATCGGTCCGGCGGGACTCGCCGCCAGCGACACCTGGTTACCCGCCGCCGCGGTCGGCCAACTCCTGGAACGCTCCGCCCTCGAGACCCACTGCGACGACTTCGGGCTACGCCTCGCTCAGCGGCGCGGTTTGTCCAATCTCGGCCCGGTCGCCCTCGTCGCCCGCGAAGAACCCGACATCCGCAGCGCGATGTACATCGCGCTGCGCTACGTCACCCTGCACAATGAAGCACTGCGCACCCGGATCGCCGAAACCAACAGCCTGACCACCATCCACATTCAACCGGCTCCCGGGATCTCGCTCGGCCGGCAGTCCATCGAACTCGCCGTCGGCGCGACCTGCCGGATCCTGCGCGAATTCCTGGGCCACGCGTGGCATCCGATATCGGTCTGCTTCACCCACGCCGCACCGGCCGAGCTGGACACCCATCGCCAGATTCTCGGTCCCTCAATAGAATTCGACCAGGACTTCGACGGCATCGTCTGCTACTCCCGCGACCTCGACGCGCCCAACCCGCTCGCGGACGCCCTGCTTCGCCCCTACGCTCGCCAATACCTCCGAACACTCGCCCCGTCGGGCGAATCCACCGCCGACCAAGTCCGCGCCCTCATCGAATCCATGCTTCCCACCCAACGCTGCTCGGCCGCCACTGTCGCCGACAGACTCGGCATGGACCGCCGCACCCTGCACCGACACCTCGTCCGCTCAGGGGAAACATTCACCACCATCCTCGATACCACCCGCCTCGACCTCGCCCACCGCTACCTCACCCGCGACGATCGCACCCTCACCGACATCGCCACCGAACTCGGATTCTCCGAACTCAGCGCCTTCTCACGATGGTTCCGGCATCACACTGGTCACAGCCCCAGCCGATCCAGAGACCGATAA
- a CDS encoding LppP/LprE family lipoprotein, with protein MNHAVRMGALVVAAAALVAGCNSIDDTATPAPTSQGATRPTESQVPGASRAPDVPGTVTQAPTVTQPPAQPDPPAPVTTVTAPSSAEGIGSAGRCIDPTSAGVQSALAGLGDGWVAEHASADRPGSCGQLLWVSAAGGMSAGAPIHVLFFHDGKYLGTATSEPYAFTYVAGSNGNSVTVEYKWLVADEPFAAPQGGPVAITYTWTGSRVTMSEPLPTEVTQPHR; from the coding sequence ATGAACCACGCAGTTCGGATGGGTGCACTGGTCGTCGCTGCGGCGGCGCTGGTCGCAGGCTGCAACAGCATCGATGACACTGCGACGCCTGCGCCGACTTCCCAGGGGGCGACCCGTCCCACGGAATCTCAGGTTCCGGGGGCAAGCCGAGCACCCGATGTGCCCGGGACGGTAACGCAGGCGCCTACGGTGACCCAGCCGCCCGCACAGCCCGATCCGCCCGCACCGGTAACGACCGTGACCGCCCCCTCCTCGGCCGAGGGTATCGGCAGCGCTGGCCGCTGCATCGACCCCACGTCGGCGGGTGTACAGAGCGCGCTGGCCGGGCTGGGCGACGGATGGGTAGCCGAGCACGCGTCCGCGGACCGGCCGGGTAGCTGCGGACAACTGCTGTGGGTGAGCGCCGCGGGTGGAATGTCCGCGGGCGCCCCGATCCATGTGCTGTTCTTCCACGACGGAAAGTACCTGGGTACAGCCACTTCCGAGCCGTATGCCTTCACCTACGTAGCGGGCTCGAACGGCAACTCGGTCACCGTCGAATACAAATGGTTGGTCGCCGACGAGCCGTTCGCCGCACCCCAGGGCGGTCCCGTAGCGATCACCTACACCTGGACGGGTTCGCGCGTCACGATGAGTGAACCTCTTCCGACGGAGGTCACCCAGCCGCACCGGTAG
- a CDS encoding TetR/AcrR family transcriptional regulator, whose amino-acid sequence MSQTRSVRRQERGKQRMAEILDAALALFGELGYEATSTNAIAARAGVSPGSLYQFFANKEAIAEALSTRLVESFRAAHSSAFDLGDVTELSLDELVDRMLDPIIAFNVANPGAKALFGNTDMPAGLAQRTKPLQDAVVGRVEAVIAARSPELSDTERRTSAIVAVQIVRAMMSAVVAADDPERAALIREAKRALRGYLAEIGPHAP is encoded by the coding sequence GTGTCCCAGACCCGTTCGGTTCGCCGCCAGGAGCGCGGAAAGCAGCGCATGGCCGAAATCCTCGATGCGGCACTGGCATTGTTCGGTGAGCTCGGATACGAGGCGACATCGACGAACGCCATCGCAGCGCGGGCCGGAGTGTCACCTGGCTCGCTGTATCAGTTCTTCGCGAACAAGGAGGCGATCGCCGAGGCGCTGTCGACCAGGCTGGTGGAATCGTTCCGCGCGGCGCACTCATCGGCCTTCGATCTCGGCGACGTCACCGAACTGTCCCTCGATGAGCTCGTCGACCGGATGCTCGACCCGATCATCGCGTTCAACGTGGCGAACCCGGGCGCCAAAGCACTGTTCGGCAACACCGACATGCCGGCCGGCCTCGCGCAGCGGACCAAGCCTCTACAGGATGCGGTGGTCGGACGGGTCGAGGCCGTGATCGCCGCCCGGTCCCCCGAACTGTCGGACACCGAACGCAGGACCAGTGCGATCGTCGCGGTGCAGATCGTCCGGGCGATGATGAGCGCCGTCGTGGCAGCCGACGATCCCGAGCGCGCCGCATTGATCCGCGAAGCGAAACGTGCGTTGCGCGGCTACCTGGCCGAGATCGGGCCCCACGCGCCATAG
- a CDS encoding MMPL family transporter: MSALHRFGTVLAHRPRPVLVAGLLLAIALALIGAGAMRDLVLSRWEAPGTESVRAHELLQREFHTGNANLILLVTAADGAVDDTDVAAAGTGLTEELRGERSVTDAWSYWTERGDPTMRSADGRHAVVLAHVAGDATSARAEIGKRLLPMFTRANDTVQVRVAGAEATSGQISAQAAQDFLRAEAIILPLMLLLLLALYRRIRLALCTLGVGVFAVFATLAALRGVAVFTEVSTFAANITLVMGIGLGVDYSLFIIARFREELTNGATVSHAVVTAVRTAGRTVIFSGCTVAAALAVLLVFPYPFLRSFAYAGVLVVLMASFGALVLLPAALAVIGRRALPRRPRPAPTEQGFWYRFGDMIMRHPIRFATAGLLLVAVLAAPAFGLRIGLPDDRVLPPSASTRQTYDDLRANFATEANDAIQFVAPRDRSTGLDEVGRYAAELSRIDGVAQVNSTAGVYVDGQRMRDAARPERLYSDTGTRLEAVPTREMLMNTTVPRFLAELRAVPAPFGEVLVGGYPAELTDFRSVLTERIPLVVVLIAAVTFAVLFVMSGSILIPVKAIVLNLLSLAVMFGALVFVFQNGAFASLLGFTPIGTLDPAFPILLFCVAYGLSMDYEVFLLSRITERYHATGDNRRAVLDGLQRSAPLVTAAAVILAGSFSLYATGRVMYLQMLGVGIAVAIVVDATVIRAILVPAFMRLAGRANWWAPAPMQRFARRLDLHGEVTSRPSLMERSADPARN; this comes from the coding sequence ATGTCCGCACTACATCGGTTCGGCACTGTCCTCGCGCACCGACCCCGGCCCGTCCTCGTCGCCGGTCTGTTGCTCGCCATCGCGCTCGCGCTGATCGGCGCAGGCGCGATGCGCGATCTGGTGCTCAGCCGCTGGGAGGCGCCCGGCACCGAATCGGTCCGCGCACACGAGTTGTTGCAGCGCGAATTCCACACGGGCAATGCCAATCTGATCCTGCTCGTCACCGCTGCCGACGGCGCCGTGGACGACACCGACGTCGCCGCGGCGGGTACCGGCCTCACCGAGGAACTGCGCGGCGAACGTTCCGTCACCGACGCGTGGTCGTATTGGACCGAACGAGGTGACCCGACGATGCGCAGCGCCGACGGACGCCACGCGGTGGTCCTCGCCCACGTCGCAGGTGACGCGACCAGCGCGAGGGCCGAGATCGGCAAGCGGCTGCTGCCGATGTTCACCCGTGCGAACGACACCGTCCAGGTCCGCGTCGCCGGAGCCGAAGCGACGTCCGGTCAGATCAGCGCGCAGGCGGCACAGGACTTCCTCCGCGCCGAAGCGATCATCCTTCCGCTGATGTTGCTGCTGCTTCTTGCGCTGTACCGCAGGATCCGGCTCGCGCTGTGCACACTCGGCGTCGGCGTGTTCGCGGTGTTCGCGACACTTGCCGCGCTTCGCGGGGTGGCCGTGTTCACCGAAGTGTCGACGTTCGCGGCCAACATCACACTGGTGATGGGCATCGGCCTCGGTGTGGACTACAGCCTGTTCATCATCGCCCGATTCCGTGAGGAACTCACCAACGGCGCAACGGTTTCCCATGCGGTCGTCACCGCGGTGCGGACGGCAGGGCGAACCGTGATCTTCAGTGGCTGCACCGTCGCGGCGGCGCTCGCCGTGCTGCTGGTCTTCCCGTACCCGTTCCTGCGCTCGTTCGCCTACGCCGGGGTGCTCGTGGTTCTGATGGCCTCGTTCGGTGCGCTGGTGCTGCTGCCTGCCGCGCTGGCGGTTATCGGTCGGCGCGCGCTGCCGCGCCGACCTCGTCCCGCCCCCACGGAACAGGGTTTTTGGTACCGGTTCGGCGACATGATCATGCGTCATCCGATCCGATTCGCGACCGCGGGACTCCTGCTGGTCGCCGTCCTCGCCGCGCCCGCGTTCGGCCTGCGCATCGGACTGCCTGACGACCGGGTGCTGCCGCCGAGCGCGTCGACGCGGCAGACCTACGACGACCTGCGGGCCAACTTCGCCACCGAGGCCAACGACGCGATCCAATTCGTCGCACCCCGCGACCGATCCACCGGTCTCGACGAGGTCGGCCGTTATGCCGCCGAGCTGTCCCGTATCGACGGTGTGGCACAGGTGAATTCGACGGCTGGAGTCTATGTCGACGGCCAACGGATGCGGGACGCTGCACGACCGGAACGGCTCTACAGCGACACCGGCACCCGCCTGGAAGCGGTACCGACGCGCGAGATGCTCATGAACACCACAGTTCCCCGGTTTCTCGCGGAGCTGCGGGCGGTCCCCGCTCCATTCGGCGAAGTGCTCGTCGGCGGATACCCTGCCGAACTCACCGACTTCCGCTCGGTGTTGACCGAACGGATCCCGCTGGTCGTTGTCCTCATCGCCGCAGTCACCTTCGCGGTGTTGTTCGTGATGTCGGGCAGCATCCTGATCCCGGTGAAGGCGATCGTGCTGAACCTGCTGAGTCTGGCGGTGATGTTCGGTGCGCTGGTGTTCGTCTTCCAGAACGGCGCCTTCGCGTCACTGCTCGGGTTCACGCCGATCGGCACGCTCGATCCCGCCTTCCCGATCCTGCTGTTCTGCGTCGCCTATGGGCTGTCGATGGACTACGAGGTGTTCCTGCTTTCCCGGATCACCGAGCGCTACCACGCCACCGGCGACAACCGCCGGGCGGTGCTGGACGGACTGCAGCGCAGCGCCCCACTGGTGACGGCGGCCGCGGTCATCCTGGCCGGATCGTTCTCGCTCTACGCCACCGGTCGTGTCATGTACCTGCAGATGCTCGGGGTCGGCATCGCGGTGGCGATCGTCGTCGACGCCACCGTCATCCGGGCGATTCTGGTACCGGCATTCATGCGACTGGCCGGTCGCGCCAACTGGTGGGCGCCCGCACCGATGCAGCGCTTCGCGCGTCGCCTGGATTTGCACGGCGAGGTGACCAGCAGGCCGTCCCTGATGGAACGGTCCGCCGATCCGGCACGGAACTAG
- a CDS encoding epoxide hydrolase family protein, whose translation MTNTTQIRPFRIDIPQSDLDELRERLSRTRFPHVVPGTEGDWGRGIAPRYLRELVEYWRDGFDWRPQEERLNAYDQFTTEIDGQTIHFFHVRSPEPEAIPLLITHGYPGSVVEFSELIGPLTDPRSYGGDPADAFHVVIPSLPGFGFSTPLASTGWELARTTEAFAELMSRLGYEKFVAQGGDVGAGVTGRLAALYPERVVATHINSDQGMLGLVGEQLPMPDGLTDDELAEIDVARAEWAQQQGYLVLQNTQPNVIAAALTDSPVAQLGWIAEKFQIWTDPARPEDAAIDRDLLLTNISIYWFTRSGASAAQFLWETAHSGMAWVAASGVPQGWAVFNTHPLMRRVMNPDGRIEHFSEYAEGGHFAAVEEPELFLADVRAFFREYRG comes from the coding sequence ATGACGAACACGACGCAGATCCGGCCTTTTCGTATCGACATTCCGCAGAGCGACCTGGATGAGTTGCGAGAGAGGCTGAGCCGCACGCGCTTTCCGCACGTGGTGCCTGGTACCGAGGGGGATTGGGGGCGGGGGATCGCGCCGCGATACCTGCGGGAGTTGGTGGAGTATTGGCGCGACGGGTTCGACTGGCGGCCGCAGGAGGAGCGGCTGAACGCCTATGACCAGTTCACCACCGAGATCGACGGGCAGACCATTCACTTCTTCCACGTCCGCTCGCCCGAGCCGGAGGCGATTCCACTGTTGATCACCCACGGCTACCCGGGGTCGGTGGTGGAGTTCTCCGAGCTGATCGGGCCGCTGACCGATCCGCGGTCCTACGGCGGTGATCCGGCGGACGCGTTTCATGTGGTGATCCCGTCGCTGCCCGGGTTCGGGTTCTCCACGCCGCTGGCTTCGACGGGCTGGGAACTGGCGCGCACGACCGAGGCGTTCGCGGAGTTGATGAGCAGGCTCGGCTACGAGAAGTTCGTGGCGCAGGGCGGCGATGTCGGCGCCGGAGTCACCGGTCGGCTGGCCGCGCTGTATCCGGAGCGGGTCGTCGCGACGCATATCAATAGCGATCAAGGCATGCTGGGGTTGGTGGGTGAGCAGCTTCCGATGCCGGACGGACTCACCGATGACGAACTCGCCGAGATCGACGTCGCGCGGGCCGAGTGGGCGCAGCAGCAGGGATACCTGGTGTTGCAGAACACCCAGCCGAACGTGATCGCCGCCGCGCTCACCGACTCGCCGGTCGCACAGCTCGGCTGGATCGCGGAGAAGTTCCAGATCTGGACCGATCCCGCGCGTCCGGAAGACGCGGCGATCGATCGTGACCTGCTGCTGACCAACATCAGCATCTACTGGTTCACCCGCAGCGGCGCCTCCGCAGCTCAATTCCTCTGGGAGACCGCGCATTCCGGGATGGCTTGGGTCGCGGCCTCGGGCGTGCCGCAGGGCTGGGCGGTCTTCAACACGCATCCGCTGATGCGCCGCGTGATGAACCCGGACGGCCGCATCGAGCACTTCAGTGAATACGCCGAGGGCGGGCACTTCGCCGCGGTTGAGGAACCGGAACTCTTCCTGGCGGACGTGCGCGCGTTCTTCCGCGAATATCGCGGGTAG
- a CDS encoding PPOX class F420-dependent oxidoreductase, which translates to MTWNEMSQSKFVLLTTYKKDGTPVGTPVWVAPDGDRIVVWTDPKTWKVKRIRRNPDVTLQICDGRGRPKAEEVLAGNARILDADGTQRVRDVVADKYGVIGKLAIRGHKLLRGADASVGIAIDQKALP; encoded by the coding sequence ATGACGTGGAACGAGATGAGTCAGAGCAAGTTCGTCCTGCTGACCACCTACAAGAAGGACGGAACGCCGGTCGGCACGCCCGTCTGGGTGGCGCCGGACGGCGACCGGATCGTCGTCTGGACCGATCCGAAGACGTGGAAGGTCAAGCGGATCCGCCGCAATCCGGACGTCACGCTGCAGATCTGCGACGGACGCGGCCGCCCGAAGGCGGAGGAGGTCTTGGCGGGCAACGCCCGGATCCTCGATGCGGACGGCACACAGCGGGTTCGCGACGTGGTCGCGGACAAATACGGGGTGATCGGCAAGCTCGCCATTCGCGGACACAAGCTGCTGCGCGGCGCGGATGCGTCGGTTGGCATCGCTATCGATCAGAAGGCGCTGCCTTAG